In Thermoanaerobacterales bacterium, one genomic interval encodes:
- a CDS encoding DNA polymerase III subunit alpha, which translates to MASQVFVHLHNHTEYSLLDGAARIPDLVAAAAAQGAPALAITDHGAMFGVVDFYKACKKAGIKPILGCEVYVAPRTRHDRQAGVDDKLHHLVLLAKDETGYRNLMRLVSVGYTEGFYYKPRVDKEILNRYRQGLIAMSACLAGEVPALVLREGEERALSVAAAYREIFGPDYYLELQDHGLAEQGPVNRTLASIARRLEIPLVATNDVHYVRAEEAEIQDILLCIQTGKTVADAQRMRFGSNEFYLKSPEQMAQLFGEVPAALANTLAIAEQCSVELDFDGLHLPEYDVPPGYDIDTYLRELCYQGALRRYGEITPEIGRRLDYELGVIAQMGFSGYFLIVWDFIHYARERGVLVGPGRGSAAGSLVAYSLGITSLDPLPYGLLFERFLNPERVSMPDIDIDFCFERRGEVIDYVFEKYGRDRVAQIITFGTMAARAAVRDVGRALGMSYGEVDRVAKLIPAELGMTIEKALQTPDLGELYAQNDQMRKLLDTARALEGMPRHASIHAAGVVISRETLTNYLPLYRTTDGVVATQFPKETVEKLGLLKMDFLGLRTLTVIGDAVEMIRRNRGIALDIDSLPLDDPATYELLCKGETTGVFQLESSGMRAILRDLRPEVFEDIIALVALYRPGPLGSGMVEDFIARKHGVKEVAYLHPLLEPILKDTYGVILYQEQVMRIASVLSGFSLGEADLLRRAMGKKKPEIIAGLRSQFIEGAKKNSVNPEVAQKVFELIEYFAGYGFNKSHSAAYALIAYQTAYLKANYAPEYMAALLTSVKDNADKVGVYVEECRRMGLEVLPPDVNESRESFTIVGGKIRFGLAAVRNVGEGTVQAVIEARDREGPFTGLVDFLRRLDSRAVNRRVLESLIRAGAFASMGFRRSQLLAVLDDALQAAHRAQRERESGQLSLFGFTAQAGAGFEVTLPDVPEFSPRELLAMEKDALGLYISGHPLAQYRDLLRSVTSANCGELTDLPGGKQVILGGLLTSVKRISTRKGEPMGFATLEDLTGRIEVVVFPRVYEQARDILVPDAAVLVVGTVQVNGEDVKVIGDSISPLERGGEVRIILGQDQAGQWEEVHRILASHRGTCPVTVIRLGSGADGVHETPERYTVDLATPVIGRLKAVLGSQRVQIKWRALGL; encoded by the coding sequence TTGGCGTCACAGGTTTTTGTGCACCTGCATAACCACACGGAATACAGCCTGCTCGACGGAGCGGCGCGCATCCCCGATCTCGTCGCGGCTGCGGCCGCCCAGGGAGCCCCCGCCCTGGCCATCACCGATCACGGTGCAATGTTTGGGGTGGTCGACTTTTATAAGGCCTGCAAGAAGGCCGGGATCAAGCCCATCCTGGGCTGTGAGGTTTACGTCGCCCCGCGGACGCGACACGACCGGCAGGCCGGCGTGGACGACAAGCTCCACCACCTGGTCCTGTTGGCGAAGGACGAAACCGGGTACCGCAACCTGATGCGCCTGGTTTCCGTCGGATATACCGAGGGCTTTTACTATAAACCCAGGGTGGACAAGGAAATCCTCAACCGGTATCGCCAGGGCCTTATAGCCATGAGCGCCTGTCTGGCCGGGGAAGTGCCGGCGCTTGTGCTGCGGGAGGGGGAGGAGCGGGCCCTGTCGGTCGCCGCCGCCTACCGCGAGATCTTCGGTCCCGATTATTACCTCGAACTGCAGGATCATGGGCTGGCGGAGCAAGGGCCGGTCAACCGTACCCTGGCAAGTATCGCCCGCCGGCTGGAGATCCCCCTCGTGGCCACGAACGATGTGCACTATGTCCGCGCGGAAGAGGCCGAAATCCAGGACATCCTGCTCTGCATCCAGACCGGCAAAACGGTGGCCGACGCCCAACGGATGCGGTTTGGCTCGAATGAGTTCTACCTCAAGTCCCCTGAGCAGATGGCACAGCTCTTCGGGGAAGTGCCCGCGGCCCTGGCGAACACGCTAGCCATCGCCGAGCAATGTTCGGTCGAGCTGGACTTTGACGGGCTGCATTTGCCCGAGTACGACGTTCCTCCGGGGTACGATATCGACACCTACCTGCGCGAGCTGTGTTACCAGGGCGCCCTCCGCCGCTACGGGGAGATAACGCCGGAGATCGGCCGGCGGCTGGATTACGAGCTTGGCGTTATCGCCCAGATGGGTTTTTCGGGGTACTTTCTTATCGTCTGGGATTTCATTCATTACGCGCGGGAACGGGGCGTGCTGGTCGGGCCGGGCCGGGGATCGGCCGCGGGAAGCCTTGTCGCCTACTCCCTGGGCATCACCAGCCTGGACCCGTTGCCTTACGGGCTGCTCTTCGAGCGTTTCCTCAACCCGGAACGGGTCTCGATGCCCGATATAGACATCGACTTCTGCTTCGAACGGCGCGGCGAGGTCATCGACTACGTTTTCGAGAAATACGGCCGGGATAGGGTCGCTCAGATTATCACCTTTGGAACCATGGCGGCCCGTGCCGCCGTACGGGACGTCGGCCGCGCCCTGGGGATGTCCTACGGCGAGGTGGACCGCGTGGCCAAGCTCATCCCTGCCGAGCTGGGCATGACGATCGAGAAAGCCTTGCAGACGCCGGACCTGGGGGAACTCTACGCCCAAAACGATCAGATGAGAAAACTCCTGGACACCGCCCGCGCCCTTGAGGGGATGCCGCGGCATGCTTCCATCCACGCCGCCGGGGTCGTCATCTCGCGGGAAACCCTGACCAATTACCTGCCCCTTTACCGGACCACCGACGGCGTGGTAGCCACACAGTTTCCCAAGGAGACGGTGGAGAAGCTCGGCCTGTTAAAGATGGACTTCCTGGGGCTGCGGACGCTGACCGTCATCGGCGACGCCGTGGAGATGATCCGCCGGAACCGGGGCATAGCCCTGGACATTGACAGCCTTCCTCTGGACGATCCGGCGACTTACGAGTTGCTATGCAAGGGAGAGACAACCGGTGTCTTTCAGCTGGAATCCAGCGGGATGCGCGCCATCCTGCGCGATCTGAGGCCGGAAGTCTTCGAGGACATCATCGCCCTCGTCGCCCTGTACCGCCCGGGGCCTCTGGGCAGCGGCATGGTGGAGGACTTCATCGCGCGTAAGCACGGCGTGAAGGAGGTCGCTTACCTTCACCCCTTGCTGGAGCCGATTCTCAAAGACACCTACGGGGTAATCCTTTATCAGGAGCAAGTGATGCGTATCGCCAGCGTTCTGTCCGGCTTTTCCCTGGGGGAGGCCGACCTTTTGCGCCGGGCCATGGGCAAGAAAAAACCGGAAATCATTGCCGGCTTGCGCTCACAATTCATAGAGGGGGCGAAAAAGAACAGCGTCAACCCGGAGGTAGCCCAAAAGGTCTTCGAACTGATAGAGTACTTCGCCGGCTATGGCTTCAATAAGTCCCACTCCGCGGCCTATGCCCTGATCGCCTATCAGACGGCCTACCTGAAAGCGAACTACGCACCGGAGTACATGGCCGCGCTGCTGACCTCGGTTAAGGACAATGCGGACAAGGTGGGGGTTTACGTAGAGGAGTGCCGCCGCATGGGACTGGAAGTCCTGCCGCCCGACGTAAACGAGAGCCGGGAGAGCTTCACTATCGTCGGGGGCAAGATACGGTTTGGCCTGGCCGCCGTTCGTAACGTCGGTGAAGGTACGGTGCAGGCGGTGATCGAGGCACGCGACCGGGAAGGCCCGTTCACGGGGCTGGTGGACTTCCTGCGGCGCCTTGACAGCCGCGCCGTCAACAGGCGCGTCCTGGAAAGCCTGATTCGTGCCGGGGCTTTTGCTTCCATGGGGTTCCGGCGGTCACAGTTGCTGGCGGTCCTCGACGATGCCCTGCAGGCCGCCCATCGCGCGCAGCGGGAGCGGGAATCCGGTCAGTTGAGCCTCTTCGGCTTTACGGCGCAGGCCGGGGCCGGCTTTGAGGTAACCCTGCCGGACGTCCCGGAGTTCAGCCCCCGGGAACTCCTGGCCATGGAAAAGGATGCCCTGGGCCTTTACATCAGCGGCCACCCTCTTGCCCAGTACCGTGACCTCTTGCGGTCCGTGACCAGCGCCAACTGCGGCGAACTCACCGATCTGCCCGGAGGAAAACAGGTCATCCTGGGTGGCCTGTTGACCAGCGTCAAGCGGATCAGCACCCGAAAGGGCGAGCCGATGGGTTTTGCCACCCTGGAAGACCTCACCGGAAGAATCGAGGTGGTGGTTTTCCCGCGGGTCTATGAACAGGCGCGTGACATCCTGGTTCCCGATGCGGCG
- a CDS encoding tRNA (cytidine(34)-2'-O)-methyltransferase, translating to MHVVLVEPEIPQNAGNVARTCAVTGTSLHLVHPLGFSPADRYLKRAGLDYWPLVKVSHHADLASALEVFASRPFYLITTRAPRLYSQVDFPPDCYLIFGKETAGLPCWLLDAYPDRTLRIPMLPGVRSLNLSNAVAVVLYEALRQQGYPGLG from the coding sequence ATGCACGTCGTTCTCGTCGAACCGGAAATCCCACAGAACGCCGGTAATGTCGCCCGTACTTGCGCCGTTACCGGCACTTCTCTCCACCTGGTGCATCCCCTGGGCTTCTCCCCCGCCGACCGTTACCTTAAAAGGGCCGGGCTGGACTACTGGCCCCTGGTAAAGGTCAGCCACCATGCGGACCTGGCGTCGGCCCTTGAGGTCTTCGCTTCCCGGCCGTTTTACCTGATCACCACCCGCGCTCCGCGCCTCTATTCCCAGGTCGACTTTCCGCCGGACTGCTACCTCATCTTCGGCAAGGAAACCGCCGGATTGCCCTGCTGGCTGCTGGATGCCTATCCTGACCGCACGCTGCGCATCCCTATGCTCCCCGGCGTGCGCTCCTTGAACCTCTCCAACGCCGTGGCCGTCGTGCTCTACGAGGCGTTGCGCCAGCAAGGTTACCCCGGGCTTGGATGA
- a CDS encoding CoA-binding protein produces the protein MHKNPDDEWLTKLLRESRTIAVVGLSPKPHRDSFKVASYLKAQGYRVIPVHPRAQEVLDERAYRTLAEIPEPVDIVNVFRRSEETPAVVEDAVPLRPRAVWLQLGIASTEAAGRAAAAGLPIVMDRCLMVEHRRLLHPRNPR, from the coding sequence TTGCATAAGAATCCCGACGATGAATGGCTGACGAAGCTCCTGCGGGAAAGCCGTACGATCGCCGTCGTCGGCCTCTCGCCAAAACCTCACCGCGACAGTTTTAAGGTGGCGTCCTACCTCAAGGCGCAGGGCTACCGGGTCATCCCCGTCCATCCCCGGGCGCAGGAAGTCCTGGACGAGCGCGCCTACCGTACCCTGGCGGAGATCCCGGAACCGGTGGACATCGTAAACGTTTTCCGCCGGAGCGAGGAAACCCCCGCCGTTGTCGAGGACGCCGTCCCGCTGAGGCCCCGCGCCGTATGGCTGCAGCTCGGAATCGCCAGCACGGAAGCCGCGGGGCGCGCGGCGGCCGCGGGCCTGCCCATCGTGATGGACCGGTGCTTGATGGTGGAGCACCGCCGGCTTCTCCATCCCCGGAACCCTCGATAG